One stretch of Streptomyces agglomeratus DNA includes these proteins:
- the glyA gene encoding serine hydroxymethyltransferase, producing MTLPLSHPALSATDPELAALVGAEEQLQADTLRLIPSENYVSQAVLEASGTVLQNKYSEGYAGRRYYEGQQNIDQVERLATDRAKALFGVDHANVQPYSGSPANLAVYLAFAEPGDTVMGMALPMGGHLTHGWGVSATGKWFRGVQYGVRHDTGLIDFDEVRDLALKERPKLIFCGGTALPRTIDFAAFAEIARESGAVLVADVAHIAGLIAGGAHPSPVPHADVVSTTTHKTLRGPRGAMLMSREEHAKAIDKAVFPGLQGGPHNQTTAAIAVALHEAAQPSFRDYAHAVVDNAKALAEALLARGFDLVSGGTDNHLILMDLTPKDVPGKVAAKALDRAGIVVNYNTVPYDPRKPFDPSGVRIGTPSLTSRGLATEHMPAVAGWIDRGVTAARTGDEDELAAIRAEVADLMAAFPAPGLPTD from the coding sequence ATGACTCTCCCGCTCAGCCACCCCGCCCTGTCGGCCACCGACCCCGAACTCGCCGCACTGGTCGGAGCCGAGGAGCAGCTCCAGGCCGACACCCTGCGCCTGATCCCCAGCGAGAACTACGTCTCGCAGGCCGTACTCGAAGCCTCCGGCACCGTCCTCCAGAACAAGTACAGCGAGGGCTACGCGGGCCGGCGCTACTACGAGGGCCAGCAGAACATCGACCAGGTCGAGCGGCTCGCCACCGACCGGGCCAAGGCCCTGTTCGGCGTCGACCACGCCAACGTCCAGCCCTACTCCGGCTCACCCGCCAACCTCGCCGTCTATCTCGCCTTCGCCGAGCCCGGCGACACCGTGATGGGCATGGCCCTGCCGATGGGCGGCCACCTCACCCACGGCTGGGGCGTCTCGGCCACCGGCAAGTGGTTCCGCGGCGTTCAGTACGGCGTACGCCACGACACCGGTCTGATCGACTTCGACGAGGTGCGCGACCTCGCCCTCAAGGAGCGCCCGAAGCTGATCTTCTGCGGCGGCACCGCCCTCCCCCGCACCATCGACTTCGCGGCGTTCGCGGAGATCGCCCGTGAGTCCGGCGCCGTGCTCGTCGCCGACGTCGCCCACATCGCCGGCCTGATCGCGGGCGGCGCCCACCCGTCCCCGGTCCCGCACGCGGATGTCGTCTCCACGACCACCCACAAGACCCTGCGCGGCCCCCGCGGCGCGATGCTGATGTCCCGCGAAGAGCACGCGAAGGCCATCGACAAGGCGGTCTTCCCCGGCCTCCAGGGCGGCCCGCACAACCAGACCACCGCCGCCATCGCCGTCGCCCTCCACGAGGCGGCGCAGCCCTCCTTCCGTGACTACGCGCACGCGGTCGTCGACAACGCCAAGGCCCTCGCCGAGGCGCTGCTCGCGCGCGGCTTCGACCTGGTCTCGGGCGGCACCGACAACCATCTGATCCTGATGGACCTGACCCCCAAGGACGTGCCGGGCAAGGTGGCGGCCAAGGCGCTCGACCGGGCCGGGATCGTCGTCAACTACAACACCGTTCCGTACGACCCGAGGAAGCCGTTCGACCCGTCCGGCGTCCGCATCGGCACCCCCTCCCTCACCTCACGCGGTCTGGCCACGGAACACATGCCGGCCGTCGCCGGCTGGATCGACCGGGGGGTCACCGCCGCCCGCACCGGAGACGAGGACGAACTCGCCGCGATCCGCGCCGAGGTCGCGGACCTCATGGCCGCCTTCCCGGCGCCGGGCCTCCCGACGGACTGA